A window of the Synechococcus sp. M16.1 genome harbors these coding sequences:
- a CDS encoding rhodanese-like domain-containing protein: MGQSQQPQPIQASELQQWLQSERPSPQLVDVREEAELAIAAFPGAVLHRPLSQSNAWLGTLQADLNPDQPVVVVCHAGVRSYHFGLWLLDQPWGLEVWNLEGGIDAWSLQVDPRVPRY; the protein is encoded by the coding sequence ATGGGCCAATCCCAACAACCACAACCAATCCAAGCCTCTGAACTGCAGCAATGGCTGCAAAGCGAGCGACCGTCACCGCAGCTGGTGGATGTGCGCGAGGAGGCTGAGCTTGCGATCGCTGCCTTCCCCGGTGCGGTGCTGCACCGCCCCCTGAGCCAATCCAATGCATGGCTTGGAACACTGCAGGCCGACCTCAACCCAGATCAACCCGTCGTGGTGGTCTGCCATGCCGGCGTGCGCAGCTACCACTTCGGCCTGTGGCTGCTGGACCAACCCTGGGGCCTTGAGGTGTGGAACCTTGAAGGAGGCATTGATGCCTGGAGCCTTCAGGTGGATCCAAGAGTTCCCCGCTACTGA
- the hrcA gene encoding heat-inducible transcriptional repressor HrcA: MSKPLSLRQEQVLQATVHHYVDTMEPVGSRTLVQRFGIPASSATVRSAMGALERRGLLHQPHTSAGRVPSPMGYRHYVDALLPEPGIAVQHLERELTGLSLRWAGLDDLLMHLARRLTDFTGLMSLITQPQHENQQLETIRLVPSGDRLLVMLVEANGRASHLNLRLPHGAEAELTAMERWASAQLEQGDLNWDALPRQLQRSGAVLRNALEQPTPANSTQVVVHGLSRLVSEPEFESTSSLRPLLELIDDQPATLISRGESARVWIGDEHPQPALEACAVVQAPYRCNEGLGHVALVGPMRMAYATARAAVQRVARHLELLLA, translated from the coding sequence ATGAGCAAGCCCCTGTCCCTTCGGCAAGAACAGGTGCTTCAGGCGACGGTGCACCACTACGTCGACACGATGGAGCCGGTGGGCAGCCGCACCCTGGTGCAACGCTTCGGCATCCCCGCCAGCTCCGCCACCGTTCGCTCCGCCATGGGGGCACTTGAGCGCCGAGGACTGCTGCATCAACCGCACACCTCCGCCGGACGCGTTCCCAGTCCGATGGGATACCGGCACTACGTGGATGCGCTGCTGCCGGAACCCGGCATCGCTGTTCAACACCTGGAACGGGAGCTCACCGGCCTCAGTCTTCGTTGGGCCGGTTTGGACGACCTGCTGATGCATCTGGCCCGGCGGCTGACGGATTTCACCGGTCTGATGAGCCTGATCACCCAACCGCAGCACGAGAACCAGCAACTGGAGACGATTCGTTTGGTGCCCAGCGGTGATCGACTGCTGGTGATGCTGGTGGAAGCCAATGGCCGTGCCAGCCACCTCAACCTGCGTCTGCCCCACGGGGCTGAAGCCGAACTCACCGCGATGGAACGCTGGGCGTCGGCCCAGCTCGAGCAGGGCGACCTGAACTGGGACGCACTGCCCAGGCAGCTGCAACGCAGCGGCGCTGTGCTGCGCAACGCCCTTGAGCAGCCCACCCCCGCCAATTCCACACAGGTGGTGGTGCATGGCCTTTCCAGGCTGGTGAGCGAACCGGAATTTGAAAGCACCTCAAGCCTTCGGCCGCTGCTGGAACTGATCGATGACCAACCAGCCACCTTGATCAGCCGCGGTGAATCCGCACGGGTGTGGATCGGCGACGAACATCCTCAGCCAGCCCTGGAGGCCTGTGCTGTGGTTCAGGCTCCATACCGCTGCAACGAGGGGCTCGGCCATGTGGCCCTGGTGGGGCCGATGCGGATGGCCTATGCCACGGCCCGAGCCGCCGTGCAGCGGGTGGCCCGGCACCTGGAATTGCTGCTGGCCTGA
- the trpB gene encoding tryptophan synthase subunit beta, which produces MTSTLPNASTPDPSRLQPAVRPGAHGRFGRFGGQYVPETLMPALAELEQAAAQAWNDPAFTAELNRLLKNYVGRATPLYEAERLTAHYRRADGGPRIWLKREDLNHTGAHKINNALGQALLALRMGKKRIIAETGAGQHGVATATVCARFGLECVIYMGAEDMRRQALNVFRMRLLGATVQPVTAGTATLKDATSEAIRDWVTNVETTHYILGSVAGPHPYPMLVRDFHAVIGEESKQQCQDAFGRLPDVLMACVGGGSNAMGLFHPFVQDTSVRLIGVEAAGDGVATGRHAATITEGRAGVLHGAMSLLLQDGDGQVMEAHSISAGLDYPGVGPEHSYLREIGRAEYAAVTDQQALDALRLVSELEGIIPALETAHAFAWLEQLCPTLADGTEVVINCSGRGDKDVNTVAEKLGDQL; this is translated from the coding sequence GTGACCAGCACCCTGCCCAACGCCAGCACTCCGGATCCCTCCCGCCTGCAGCCAGCGGTGCGCCCAGGTGCCCACGGTCGCTTTGGACGGTTCGGCGGTCAGTACGTGCCCGAGACCCTGATGCCGGCCCTGGCGGAACTGGAGCAGGCAGCGGCCCAGGCCTGGAACGATCCCGCTTTCACCGCCGAGCTCAACCGCCTGCTGAAGAACTACGTCGGCCGGGCGACACCGTTGTATGAGGCCGAGCGTCTCACCGCCCACTACCGCCGCGCCGACGGTGGCCCCCGCATTTGGCTCAAGCGGGAAGACCTGAACCACACCGGTGCCCACAAGATCAACAACGCCCTGGGGCAGGCCCTTCTGGCCCTGCGAATGGGCAAGAAACGGATCATTGCCGAGACCGGTGCGGGGCAGCACGGCGTCGCCACGGCCACGGTCTGTGCTCGCTTCGGCTTGGAGTGCGTGATCTACATGGGCGCTGAAGACATGCGCCGTCAGGCCCTCAATGTCTTCCGCATGCGCCTGCTGGGCGCCACGGTGCAACCGGTGACGGCCGGAACCGCCACCCTCAAGGACGCCACCAGTGAAGCGATCCGCGACTGGGTGACCAACGTCGAGACCACCCACTACATCCTTGGATCCGTCGCAGGGCCTCACCCCTATCCGATGTTGGTGCGGGATTTCCATGCCGTGATCGGTGAGGAGTCCAAGCAGCAGTGTCAGGACGCCTTCGGCCGGCTGCCAGACGTGCTGATGGCCTGCGTTGGCGGTGGCTCCAATGCCATGGGCCTGTTCCATCCATTTGTGCAGGACACATCCGTGCGGCTGATTGGTGTTGAGGCCGCCGGTGATGGTGTGGCCACCGGTCGCCACGCCGCGACGATCACCGAGGGCCGTGCCGGTGTGCTGCACGGCGCCATGAGCCTGCTGCTGCAGGACGGAGACGGTCAGGTGATGGAGGCCCACTCCATCAGTGCAGGCCTCGATTACCCCGGAGTGGGGCCGGAGCACAGCTACCTGCGGGAGATCGGGCGTGCCGAGTACGCCGCAGTCACCGACCAACAGGCCCTCGATGCCCTGCGCCTTGTGAGTGAGCTTGAGGGCATCATTCCGGCCCTGGAAACCGCCCATGCCTTCGCCTGGCTTGAGCAGCTTTGCCCCACCCTGGCCGATGGCACGGAAGTGGTGATCAACTGCTCAGGCCGCGGCGACAAGGACGTCAACACCGTGGCGGAGAAGCTGGGGGATCAGCTCTAA
- a CDS encoding translation initiation factor: MPKGGWQEFSSAESLQRPSGPAAKPAAKAQQMVRVQPTRGGKGGKTVTVIRGLELDAAGFKALLKKLKTRIGSGGTAKEGVIELQGDQVDLALELLSKEGYRPKRAGG; encoded by the coding sequence ATGCCGAAGGGAGGCTGGCAGGAATTCAGCAGTGCCGAGAGCCTGCAGCGACCGAGCGGCCCTGCGGCGAAGCCCGCAGCCAAGGCGCAGCAAATGGTGCGGGTGCAGCCCACCCGTGGTGGCAAAGGTGGCAAAACCGTGACGGTGATCCGGGGCCTGGAGCTGGATGCTGCAGGCTTCAAGGCGCTGCTGAAGAAGCTCAAAACACGCATCGGCAGTGGCGGGACCGCCAAGGAAGGCGTGATCGAACTGCAAGGAGATCAGGTGGATCTGGCGCTCGAGCTGCTCAGCAAGGAGGGATACCGGCCGAAACGGGCTGGGGGCTAA
- the cysC gene encoding adenylyl-sulfate kinase: MTASPTYGELTNKGASTNIAWHEASVGRDERSNQRGHRSAILWFTGLSGSGKSTLANAVNAALFERGLATYVLDGDNIRHGLCKDLGFSDADREENIRRIGEVAKLFLDAGVIVLTAFVSPFRADRDKARDLVEDGDFLEVFCAADLEVCESRDPKGLYAKARAGQIKEFTGISSPYEAPETPELKIDTGKQDLADSVELVIKALQERGVIPAA, encoded by the coding sequence ATGACCGCCAGCCCCACCTACGGAGAGCTCACCAACAAAGGTGCGTCCACCAACATCGCCTGGCATGAGGCCTCCGTGGGCCGCGACGAGCGCTCGAACCAGCGTGGTCACCGCAGCGCCATTCTTTGGTTCACCGGACTCTCCGGCTCCGGCAAGAGCACCCTGGCCAATGCCGTCAACGCAGCCCTGTTCGAGCGAGGACTCGCCACCTATGTGCTGGACGGCGACAACATCCGCCACGGCCTCTGCAAAGACCTGGGCTTCTCCGATGCCGACCGTGAGGAGAACATCCGCCGCATCGGTGAAGTGGCCAAGCTGTTCCTGGATGCGGGCGTGATCGTGCTGACCGCCTTTGTGTCGCCCTTCCGTGCAGACCGGGACAAGGCCCGGGACCTGGTGGAGGACGGTGACTTCCTCGAGGTGTTCTGCGCCGCAGACCTCGAGGTCTGCGAATCCCGCGACCCCAAAGGCCTCTACGCCAAGGCACGGGCGGGGCAGATCAAGGAATTCACCGGCATCTCCAGCCCCTACGAAGCACCGGAAACGCCCGAACTGAAGATCGACACCGGCAAGCAGGATCTGGCCGACTCCGTGGAGCTGGTAATCAAAGCGCTCCAGGAGCGTGGGGTGATTCCGGCCGCCTGA
- a CDS encoding AI-2E family transporter yields MTPWPAWLRLGLLLPVLGLNAFVLKRLLVQFAPFPGLFLTAALIAFLLDLPCRWLAQRGLPRAWAIVSVVLLTLGLLAWAAVALVPLLIEQLSQLLTASPSLLTAAEQWIDRGQLWALDHGLPTDFADLSSDLVAQFSRLATQLSQRLLGLLGATVGTTINVVIVLVLAVFLLLGADPIVDGLARWLPDRWRDLVQTTLERTFRGYFAGQVVLALILSGGQLLVFTALNIPYGVLFAVLIGFTTLVPYASAVSIVSVSAVLAVQDPRTGLELLAAAIVVGQIVDQVIQPRLMGSIVGLQPAWLLIALPVGARVGALYGVGDLLGLLLAVPVASCIKTLADAARAGDVDLRRPESPHAPGAL; encoded by the coding sequence ATGACGCCCTGGCCGGCCTGGTTGCGGCTTGGTCTTCTGCTGCCTGTACTGGGCTTGAACGCCTTTGTGCTGAAGCGTTTGCTGGTGCAGTTCGCTCCATTTCCCGGGTTGTTCCTCACCGCGGCTTTGATCGCATTTTTGTTGGATCTGCCCTGCCGCTGGCTCGCGCAACGGGGTCTTCCCCGCGCCTGGGCCATCGTCAGCGTGGTCCTGCTGACCTTGGGGCTCTTGGCCTGGGCGGCTGTGGCCCTCGTGCCGCTTCTGATCGAACAGCTCAGCCAATTGCTTACTGCCTCGCCGTCTCTGCTTACGGCGGCGGAGCAGTGGATCGATCGGGGTCAGCTCTGGGCGCTGGACCATGGCCTGCCGACGGATTTCGCTGATCTCAGCAGCGATCTGGTGGCCCAGTTCAGCCGTTTGGCGACGCAGTTGAGTCAACGCCTTTTGGGCCTGTTGGGGGCCACGGTGGGCACCACGATCAATGTGGTGATCGTGCTGGTGTTGGCGGTCTTCCTGCTGCTTGGGGCAGATCCGATCGTCGACGGTCTGGCCCGTTGGCTGCCCGACCGTTGGCGGGATCTGGTGCAGACGACCCTCGAGCGCACCTTTCGCGGCTATTTCGCCGGTCAGGTGGTGTTGGCTCTGATCCTCAGTGGTGGTCAGCTCCTGGTGTTCACCGCCCTGAACATTCCCTACGGCGTCTTGTTCGCCGTGCTGATCGGCTTCACCACCCTGGTGCCCTATGCCAGTGCCGTGTCGATCGTCTCGGTGAGTGCGGTGCTGGCGGTTCAGGACCCGCGCACAGGCCTTGAGTTGCTTGCCGCGGCGATTGTGGTCGGTCAGATCGTGGATCAGGTGATCCAACCGCGGCTGATGGGCAGCATCGTGGGGTTGCAACCGGCCTGGTTGCTGATCGCCTTGCCCGTTGGCGCCCGAGTGGGCGCCCTCTATGGCGTGGGCGATCTGCTGGGCCTGCTGTTGGCGGTGCCGGTGGCCAGTTGCATCAAAACCCTGGCGGATGCCGCCAGGGCTGGTGACGTCGACCTCAGGCGGCCGGAATCACCCCACGCTCCTGGAGCGCTTTGA
- a CDS encoding oxidoreductase, whose product MSVPVRSTLRSTLLWAVVPALVVYAVALVWSASEGISAKLVLRDLAQSCKAPLGEGFLSSVGYLLWMAAAAIALFAASTRQIQGSVLNRQFAFCGGGFSLWLCLDDMFLVHDRYLGQLFLYITYAFFTGLLLFRFRGPLRRFGGDTFLMSVVLLGLSVLTDELQWLWPNSYETVQIFEEGFKFLGIAAWLSFWCHYVSSASKPASFEQH is encoded by the coding sequence ATGAGTGTTCCCGTTCGTTCCACCCTGCGATCCACGCTGCTTTGGGCGGTGGTTCCGGCGCTTGTTGTTTATGCGGTTGCGCTGGTTTGGAGCGCCTCAGAGGGCATCAGCGCCAAATTGGTATTGAGGGATTTGGCCCAGTCCTGTAAGGCACCTCTTGGCGAAGGTTTCCTTTCCAGCGTGGGCTATTTGCTCTGGATGGCGGCCGCGGCCATTGCTCTATTCGCAGCGTCCACCCGGCAAATCCAAGGCTCCGTTTTGAACCGTCAATTCGCCTTCTGTGGGGGTGGTTTTTCGCTCTGGCTCTGCCTGGACGACATGTTCTTGGTGCATGACCGCTATCTGGGCCAGTTGTTTTTGTACATCACATACGCCTTTTTTACCGGGTTGCTGTTGTTCCGATTCCGTGGCCCTCTGCGGCGTTTCGGTGGTGACACCTTTCTCATGTCAGTGGTGTTGTTGGGTCTGTCGGTTCTGACCGATGAACTCCAGTGGCTGTGGCCGAATTCTTACGAGACGGTGCAGATCTTTGAAGAGGGATTCAAGTTCCTTGGGATTGCCGCCTGGCTCAGTTTTTGGTGCCATTACGTCAGTTCAGCCTCCAAGCCGGCTTCCTTTGAGCAGCACTAA
- the purE gene encoding 5-(carboxyamino)imidazole ribonucleotide mutase, which translates to MAVLPLCVVPPVLPRVAVVMGSDSDLPTMEPAAAILRELGVEVEVRVLSAHRTPLEMVNFAQAARGQGFGVIVAGAGGAAHLPGMVAALTTLPVIGVPVKSRALSGVDSLHSIVQMPGGIPVATVAIGGGLNAGLLAAQILSVGDAGLAQKLDEYRSSLHDAVVAKDARLVDLGSTDYLFRMNS; encoded by the coding sequence ATGGCAGTCTTGCCCCTCTGCGTTGTGCCGCCAGTGCTTCCCCGTGTTGCCGTTGTGATGGGCAGTGACTCTGACCTGCCCACCATGGAACCCGCCGCCGCCATCCTGCGCGAGCTGGGGGTGGAGGTGGAGGTTCGGGTGCTCTCGGCCCATCGCACCCCCTTGGAGATGGTGAACTTTGCTCAAGCGGCCCGGGGTCAGGGGTTTGGGGTGATCGTCGCCGGCGCCGGCGGGGCCGCCCATCTCCCCGGCATGGTGGCCGCGCTCACCACGCTGCCTGTGATCGGCGTTCCGGTGAAAAGCCGGGCGCTGTCCGGGGTTGATTCCCTCCACTCGATCGTGCAGATGCCGGGGGGGATTCCTGTGGCCACCGTCGCCATCGGTGGAGGACTCAATGCCGGCTTGCTGGCGGCGCAGATCCTCTCGGTGGGCGACGCTGGCTTGGCTCAGAAACTTGATGAGTACCGCAGCAGCCTCCACGATGCTGTGGTCGCCAAGGATGCGCGCCTGGTTGATCTGGGCAGCACGGATTACCTCTTCCGGATGAATTCATGA
- a CDS encoding N-acetylglucosamine-6-phosphate deacetylase, translating into MAAEASVALMHRITNIRLPGPLPGDGDQRYAIELDEQGRICRIEAMGGVAQQVAQQEAQQTDADWNGNWLSPRGVDLQINGGLGLAFPELSEADLPRLVQLLELLWRDGVEAIAPTLVTCGIAPLRRALAVLRQARDLHQPGRCRLLGAHLEGPFLAAARRGAHPREHLASPSLEALEERIGGFETEIALVTLAPELEGAAAVIGRLRELGISAALGHSAATAEQASTGFDQGVAMLTHAFNAMPGLHHRAPGPLGEACRRGGVALGLIADGVHVHPTMAMLLQRLAPEQTVLVSDALAPYGLADGEHRWDERVLLVENGTCRLDDGTLAGVTLPQLEGVKRLARWSEAPGAAIWSATVAPRRVIGDATGCMDALMGRPLTQLLRWQLKEGELHWACAA; encoded by the coding sequence ATGGCTGCAGAAGCCAGTGTTGCGTTGATGCACCGGATCACCAACATTCGACTGCCGGGTCCCCTGCCGGGGGACGGAGACCAGCGCTATGCCATCGAACTGGACGAACAGGGTCGGATCTGCCGCATCGAGGCGATGGGCGGCGTGGCTCAACAAGTTGCGCAACAGGAGGCTCAACAAACTGATGCGGACTGGAACGGCAACTGGCTCAGCCCCCGGGGTGTGGACCTGCAGATCAACGGCGGGCTGGGACTGGCCTTCCCGGAACTGAGCGAGGCAGATCTGCCCCGGCTGGTGCAACTCCTTGAGCTGTTGTGGCGCGATGGGGTCGAAGCCATCGCCCCGACCCTGGTGACCTGTGGCATCGCGCCGCTGCGCCGGGCCCTGGCCGTGCTGCGGCAAGCGCGGGACCTGCATCAACCCGGCCGTTGCCGGCTGCTGGGGGCCCATCTGGAGGGCCCCTTTCTGGCCGCAGCCCGCCGCGGTGCCCATCCCCGTGAACACCTGGCCAGCCCCAGCCTGGAGGCTCTCGAGGAACGAATCGGTGGGTTCGAAACGGAGATTGCCTTGGTCACCCTGGCCCCCGAACTGGAGGGAGCCGCTGCGGTGATCGGGCGACTGCGGGAGCTGGGCATCAGCGCGGCCCTGGGGCACAGCGCCGCCACGGCCGAACAGGCCAGCACCGGGTTCGATCAGGGGGTGGCCATGCTCACCCACGCCTTCAATGCCATGCCTGGGTTGCACCACCGGGCACCCGGCCCTCTTGGGGAAGCCTGCAGGCGTGGAGGGGTGGCCCTGGGGCTGATCGCCGATGGCGTGCACGTGCACCCCACGATGGCGATGCTGTTGCAACGGCTGGCACCGGAGCAGACGGTGCTGGTGAGCGATGCGCTGGCCCCCTACGGCCTGGCCGACGGGGAGCACCGCTGGGACGAGCGGGTGCTGCTGGTGGAGAACGGCACCTGCCGCCTCGATGACGGCACCCTGGCGGGAGTGACCCTGCCGCAACTGGAGGGGGTGAAACGGCTGGCCCGCTGGAGTGAAGCCCCCGGTGCTGCGATCTGGAGCGCCACGGTGGCACCGCGGCGGGTGATCGGCGATGCAACGGGGTGCATGGATGCCCTGATGGGACGGCCACTGACGCAACTGCTGCGCTGGCAGCTGAAGGAGGGTGAGCTGCACTGGGCCTGCGCTGCTTAG